The Bernardetia litoralis DSM 6794 genome includes a window with the following:
- a CDS encoding NUDIX domain-containing protein, translating to MNNRKNDWKTLSTKAVYENNWIDVKENQVINPSGNNGIYGVVHFKNAAIGIVPLDNENNTYLVGQWRYALNEYSWELPMGGAPTDDYLLHAQRELEEETGLKAKKWQNIMKLHTSNSICDEVGYVFLAQELEQGQMQPEETENLEIQKIPFQKAYQMVLNGQITDAISIAGILKVKVILDEKA from the coding sequence ATGAATAACAGAAAAAACGATTGGAAAACACTTTCTACAAAAGCAGTTTATGAAAATAATTGGATTGATGTAAAAGAAAATCAAGTTATTAATCCAAGTGGAAATAATGGAATTTATGGTGTCGTTCATTTCAAAAATGCAGCCATCGGAATTGTTCCTTTAGATAATGAAAATAACACCTATTTAGTCGGACAATGGCGTTATGCACTCAATGAATATTCGTGGGAACTTCCCATGGGAGGCGCACCAACAGATGATTATCTACTCCATGCACAACGAGAATTAGAAGAAGAAACAGGTTTAAAAGCTAAAAAATGGCAAAATATTATGAAACTTCATACTTCAAATTCTATTTGTGATGAAGTGGGTTATGTTTTTTTGGCGCAAGAATTAGAGCAAGGACAAATGCAGCCTGAAGAAACTGAAAACCTAGAAATACAAAAAATCCCCTTTCAAAAAGCCTATCAAATGGTTTTAAATGGACAAATTACCGATGCCATTAGTATTGCAGGGATTTTGAAAGTGAAGGTTATTTTGGATGAGAAAGCATAA
- a CDS encoding SRPBCC family protein: protein MKKRTLLFGAALAAGITYWWRKPKEISFDYTFKTNFSPTVLWTYIEEAFRNSKESELWVQHLEELETTGIAAGNKVMAIYKTPMFAKVHHYYITEASYGKYFVYEPVAEHPLKGRTIVEITPTKRGCNLRWRGKYYFKGMPLAAIYLVGYFEKAFFEGLQENLYKIEPRMPQNMQVIDRVYD, encoded by the coding sequence ATGAAAAAAAGAACTCTTTTATTTGGAGCTGCACTTGCAGCAGGCATTACTTATTGGTGGAGAAAGCCAAAAGAAATTAGCTTTGATTATACATTTAAGACCAATTTTTCGCCTACTGTACTTTGGACATACATAGAAGAAGCCTTCCGAAACTCAAAGGAAAGTGAGCTTTGGGTTCAGCATTTGGAAGAGTTGGAAACAACAGGAATAGCAGCAGGAAATAAAGTAATGGCAATTTATAAAACTCCAATGTTTGCCAAAGTACACCATTATTATATTACTGAAGCGAGTTATGGAAAGTATTTTGTCTATGAACCTGTTGCCGAACACCCTCTAAAAGGACGTACTATTGTAGAAATTACGCCTACAAAAAGAGGTTGTAATTTGCGCTGGAGAGGTAAATATTATTTTAAAGGAATGCCACTTGCTGCAATTTATTTAGTGGGTTATTTTGAAAAGGCTTTTTTTGAAGGATTACAAGAAAATTTGTATAAAATAGAACCTCGTATGCCTCAAAATATGCAAGTTATTGATAGAGTTTATGACTAA
- a CDS encoding peptidylprolyl isomerase codes for MAIITSIQKRTGLLMGVIFVALAAFLLTEWIGGNMKAGGGEQIIGEIDGTEIKYQDFNNQLQIMRDRMEASQQSKINESQLPMVRTQTWNLLVTQYALKPEWEKLGITVTEDEVVDMVQGNNISPQIKQAFTDPKTGVFDKDKVIAFIRNLQSQSPQAQQQFAAFEQELPESRRSEKYENLLRKSVYVTTAEAKRRYEDETIKLDLKYLYVPYANIPDSTVTVTEEQIKEYYNANKEDYDDAASIAVEYITIPIAPSKEDSTDTKRYLTNIKDKFAATENDTAFIAQHSQIEANFAELAPSNFPKPLANQMGEEVVVGFVANPAAMNGTYKMFKVVKELGLAVDSVKASHILFNIQGKSPEEKLAIETKAKEILAQAKGGSDFAKLAEEHSEDQGSKVKGGDLSWFGRNAMVKPFEDASFGATENGVLSELVETQYGYHIINVTGLKKTNKYLLASVSRLLDPSESTREILYRQAGDLASSKNMTEYEERTKQYNLLSLQANDVKQNARSLNNIYDASIRQAIRWGFEENTKVGSISNEVFEVDNQYIVMMLKSRTKKGIQPLSKVYEQVRREVIKEIKQKDVLAKLEGKTGTLDEIAKGFGDQARVLDQQNYTYITNALNGVGFAPKAAGTAFGMKEGEVSKPIADETGVLIVKVEKRGEVGEVADYTKYKEPVEQDRQQPYNAGGILRAIKQLTDTEENIDSFY; via the coding sequence ATGGCTATAATTACCTCAATTCAGAAACGTACAGGGCTACTTATGGGAGTTATTTTTGTCGCACTTGCAGCCTTTCTTCTCACCGAATGGATTGGTGGAAATATGAAAGCAGGTGGAGGAGAACAAATCATTGGAGAAATTGATGGGACAGAAATCAAATACCAAGATTTTAATAATCAGCTTCAAATCATGCGTGATAGAATGGAAGCCAGCCAACAGTCAAAAATAAATGAATCTCAGTTGCCGATGGTTCGTACTCAGACTTGGAATCTGCTTGTTACTCAATATGCACTCAAACCTGAATGGGAAAAGTTGGGTATCACAGTAACAGAAGATGAAGTTGTGGATATGGTACAAGGAAATAATATTTCTCCTCAAATCAAACAAGCATTTACTGACCCAAAAACAGGTGTTTTTGATAAAGACAAAGTAATTGCATTTATTCGTAATCTTCAAAGCCAGTCGCCACAAGCACAACAACAATTTGCAGCTTTCGAACAAGAACTTCCAGAGTCCCGTAGAAGTGAAAAATACGAAAACTTACTTCGCAAATCTGTTTATGTTACTACTGCAGAAGCAAAACGTCGTTATGAAGACGAAACAATAAAATTAGATTTGAAATATTTGTATGTTCCTTATGCAAATATTCCAGATTCAACTGTAACTGTTACAGAAGAGCAGATTAAAGAATATTATAATGCTAATAAAGAAGATTATGATGATGCAGCTTCTATTGCAGTAGAATATATTACTATTCCGATTGCTCCTTCAAAAGAGGATAGCACAGATACTAAACGTTATTTGACTAATATCAAAGATAAGTTTGCAGCAACAGAAAACGATACAGCTTTTATTGCTCAACATTCACAAATAGAAGCAAATTTTGCAGAACTTGCTCCTTCTAACTTTCCTAAGCCTCTTGCAAATCAAATGGGAGAAGAAGTAGTAGTAGGGTTTGTAGCTAATCCTGCTGCTATGAATGGAACATATAAAATGTTTAAAGTAGTAAAAGAATTAGGATTAGCAGTAGATTCTGTAAAAGCAAGTCATATTTTATTTAATATACAAGGCAAATCACCTGAGGAAAAATTAGCTATTGAAACAAAAGCAAAAGAAATATTAGCACAAGCTAAAGGTGGTTCTGACTTTGCAAAACTTGCTGAAGAGCATAGTGAAGATCAAGGTAGCAAAGTAAAAGGTGGAGATTTGAGTTGGTTTGGTCGTAATGCAATGGTAAAACCTTTTGAAGATGCTTCTTTTGGTGCTACTGAGAATGGTGTTTTATCTGAATTGGTTGAGACTCAGTATGGATATCATATCATAAATGTTACTGGTTTGAAGAAAACAAATAAATATTTGCTTGCTTCTGTTAGTCGTTTGTTAGACCCAAGTGAATCTACTCGTGAAATTCTTTATCGTCAAGCTGGTGATTTGGCTTCTAGTAAAAATATGACAGAATACGAAGAGCGTACTAAACAATATAATTTATTGAGTTTGCAAGCAAATGATGTAAAACAAAATGCTCGTTCTTTGAACAATATTTATGATGCTTCTATTCGTCAAGCTATTCGTTGGGGATTTGAAGAAAATACTAAAGTAGGTTCTATTTCTAACGAAGTATTTGAAGTAGATAATCAATATATTGTTATGATGTTGAAATCTCGTACTAAAAAAGGAATTCAGCCTCTTTCTAAAGTATATGAGCAAGTACGTCGTGAGGTAATCAAAGAAATCAAACAAAAAGATGTTTTGGCAAAATTAGAAGGCAAAACAGGAACTCTTGATGAAATTGCAAAAGGATTTGGCGACCAAGCTCGTGTTCTTGACCAACAAAACTATACATATATTACAAATGCTCTTAATGGTGTTGGTTTTGCTCCAAAGGCAGCAGGTACAGCTTTCGGAATGAAAGAAGGAGAAGTTTCTAAGCCTATTGCTGATGAAACAGGTGTATTGATAGTAAAAGTAGAAAAGCGTGGTGAGGTTGGAGAAGTAGCTGATTACACTAAATATAAAGAACCAGTAGAACAAGACCGTCAGCAGCCATATAATGCAGGTGGAATTCTTCGTGCTATCAAACAACTTACTGATACAGAAGAAAATATTGATAGTTTTTATTAA
- a CDS encoding KdsC family phosphatase, producing the protein MNTSLKEKTQKIKIILTDVDGVLTDSKIIYDNNFLEYKNFNVKDGFIIKPLQKLGFKIGVITGRESDVVKKRCQELGFDFHYHGKGGINAKLETFETILKGNNIQPENIAYIGDDWIDLPILIRCGLSAAPKDAMKEVLERVDFVTERKGGEGALREFVQLILEGQNKLEDLIKNYL; encoded by the coding sequence ATGAATACTTCTTTAAAAGAAAAAACGCAGAAGATAAAAATAATCCTTACCGATGTAGATGGTGTCTTGACAGATAGCAAAATTATTTATGATAATAACTTTTTAGAATACAAGAATTTTAATGTAAAAGACGGTTTTATCATCAAACCACTTCAAAAATTAGGTTTTAAAATCGGAGTAATTACCGGAAGAGAATCTGATGTAGTCAAAAAACGTTGTCAAGAACTTGGTTTTGATTTCCACTATCACGGAAAAGGAGGAATAAATGCCAAACTAGAAACCTTTGAAACTATTCTAAAGGGAAATAATATACAGCCTGAAAATATTGCTTATATCGGTGATGATTGGATAGATTTGCCTATTTTGATACGTTGTGGATTGAGCGCAGCTCCAAAAGATGCTATGAAAGAAGTTTTGGAAAGAGTTGATTTTGTAACTGAAAGAAAAGGAGGCGAAGGAGCTTTGAGAGAATTTGTTCAACTGATTTTGGAAGGACAAAATAAATTAGAAGATTTAATCAAGAATTATTTGTAG
- the sufC gene encoding Fe-S cluster assembly ATPase SufC, with translation MLNINNLQAKIAEKQILKGLNLEIKAGEVHAIMGPNGSGKSTLASVLAGREEYEVTGGDVTFEGKDLLELAPEERAGEGIFLAFQYPIEIPGVSNATFMKTAVNEIRKYKGKEELDAVSFLKLMKSKAAEMELDSSLLTRALNEGFSGGEKKKNEIFQMAMLEPKLAILDETDSGLDIDALKIVANGVNRFKSKDNAVIVVTHYQRLLDYIVPDFVHVLYQGRIVKSGTKELALELEAKGYDWIKEEVAAQ, from the coding sequence ATGCTCAATATAAATAACTTACAAGCTAAAATTGCTGAAAAACAAATCCTTAAAGGACTTAATCTTGAAATAAAAGCTGGCGAAGTTCATGCTATTATGGGGCCAAATGGCTCGGGAAAAAGTACTCTTGCTTCTGTTTTGGCAGGAAGAGAAGAATACGAAGTAACAGGAGGAGACGTAACTTTTGAAGGAAAAGATCTTTTAGAGCTTGCGCCAGAAGAGCGTGCTGGCGAAGGAATATTTTTAGCTTTTCAATATCCAATCGAAATACCAGGAGTAAGCAATGCTACTTTTATGAAAACGGCTGTCAATGAAATTCGTAAATACAAAGGAAAAGAAGAATTAGATGCAGTTTCTTTTTTGAAATTGATGAAATCAAAGGCTGCTGAAATGGAATTAGACTCATCACTTTTGACAAGAGCTTTGAATGAAGGTTTTTCGGGTGGAGAGAAGAAAAAAAATGAGATTTTTCAAATGGCTATGTTAGAACCAAAATTAGCTATCTTGGACGAAACAGACTCAGGGCTTGATATTGATGCTCTCAAAATTGTTGCAAATGGAGTTAATCGTTTTAAAAGTAAAGACAATGCAGTGATTGTAGTAACTCACTATCAACGACTTTTAGATTATATCGTTCCCGATTTTGTACATGTTTTGTATCAAGGTCGCATCGTAAAATCAGGCACAAAAGAACTTGCTTTAGAATTGGAAGCAAAGGGTTATGATTGGATAAAAGAAGAAGTGGCTGCTCAATAA
- a CDS encoding hydroxymethylglutaryl-CoA reductase, with the protein MQIPSLILKQLYSRGSLKNTDKGVQFTIKNRLSDAKFSELISVEINGKKIPMSDIQIDMGDNNMISPSSMDSDNPIDFPLSKSFNVLANIDKLPEAKHDIQISFVANPFGKLKFKVQDAISGFGESEVKIPRDENDDYAESAIKTRQEFVEKITGKKLDHVTKYSFDPHIAAGNCEHFIGAAQIPIGIAGPITIDGEHAKGDFLIPMATAEGTLVASYNRGMKVLNLSGGVKCTVIGDAMQRAPVFVFKDARGARDFVEWTKKKENYDKIVETAEATSSVAKLHDIDCYLSNKFAYLRFNYKTGDAAGQNMVGRATFAACSWVLDAYDENKIEHFYLESNFATDKKASQINVMRTRGKRVVAECLIPRDVLIQNMRVEPESLAYHGQIATIGAFISGANNNGAHSANGITAMFIATGQDVANVSESSAGILYSELTPEKDLYISITIPSLIIATYGGGVGLATQKECLEMMDCFGKNRVNKLAEIIAGVVLAGEISLGSAISSSDWVSSHEQYGRNR; encoded by the coding sequence ATGCAAATACCTAGCTTAATACTCAAACAACTTTATTCAAGAGGAAGTTTGAAAAATACAGACAAAGGTGTACAATTTACAATTAAAAATCGTTTGAGTGATGCTAAATTTAGCGAACTTATCAGCGTCGAAATAAATGGCAAAAAAATCCCAATGAGCGATATTCAGATTGATATGGGAGATAATAACATGATTAGCCCTTCTTCAATGGATTCTGACAACCCTATTGATTTTCCACTAAGTAAAAGTTTTAATGTTTTGGCTAATATTGACAAACTTCCAGAAGCCAAACATGATATTCAGATTTCTTTTGTAGCTAATCCATTTGGAAAGCTAAAGTTCAAAGTACAAGATGCTATTTCAGGTTTTGGAGAATCAGAAGTCAAAATCCCTAGAGATGAAAATGATGATTATGCAGAAAGTGCTATCAAAACCAGACAAGAATTTGTTGAAAAAATTACTGGTAAAAAGCTAGACCACGTAACAAAATATTCATTTGACCCACATATTGCAGCAGGAAACTGTGAACATTTTATTGGCGCAGCACAGATTCCGATTGGTATTGCTGGCCCAATAACGATTGATGGAGAACATGCAAAAGGTGATTTTTTAATTCCTATGGCAACAGCTGAAGGAACACTTGTAGCTTCTTATAATCGTGGAATGAAAGTCCTTAATCTTAGTGGTGGAGTAAAATGTACTGTCATTGGAGATGCCATGCAACGTGCGCCAGTTTTTGTATTTAAAGATGCTCGTGGTGCTAGAGATTTTGTAGAATGGACAAAGAAAAAAGAAAATTATGATAAGATTGTAGAAACAGCAGAAGCAACTTCAAGTGTTGCCAAACTTCATGATATTGATTGTTATTTGTCTAATAAATTTGCTTATCTACGTTTCAATTATAAAACGGGTGATGCAGCAGGTCAGAATATGGTTGGTCGTGCTACTTTTGCAGCTTGTAGCTGGGTTTTAGATGCTTATGATGAAAATAAAATAGAGCATTTCTATTTAGAATCTAACTTTGCGACAGATAAAAAAGCATCTCAAATCAACGTTATGCGTACTCGTGGTAAACGTGTAGTAGCAGAATGTTTGATTCCTAGAGATGTACTCATTCAAAATATGCGTGTAGAGCCAGAATCTTTAGCTTATCACGGACAAATAGCTACTATTGGTGCATTTATTTCAGGTGCAAATAACAATGGCGCACACTCTGCTAATGGTATTACAGCTATGTTTATTGCTACTGGGCAAGATGTAGCAAATGTTTCAGAATCTTCGGCTGGTATTCTTTATTCAGAGCTTACTCCTGAAAAAGACCTTTATATTTCAATCACAATTCCTTCTTTAATTATTGCTACTTATGGTGGTGGTGTTGGTTTGGCTACTCAAAAAGAGTGCTTAGAAATGATGGATTGTTTTGGTAAAAATAGAGTAAACAAATTAGCTGAAATTATTGCAGGTGTAGTACTTGCTGGTGAAATTTCTCTTGGTTCAGCCATTTCTTCTTCTGATTGGGTTTCTAGTCATGAGCAATATGGAAGAAACAGATAA